In Gemmobacter sp., the genomic window ACTGCGGGCCGTGACTGGGCCCAGGCCCAGGCGACCGCACGGGCCGGGAACGGGGACGACTGGATGCGCCGCGTCACCGAATCCTACTACGCATTCTTCGACAGCTGGCAGGCGGACAGCGTCTGATCGCGACCCGACCCGCCCCCGACCTTCCTGGAGTGCCGGCTGACCTCCGGCATTCCACTTTGTCGCCCCAGAACAGGCAGGGCCTCCCGTTGTCATACTCACTTCGACTCGTCGACTGGCTTACCCGGATCACCGGGTATTTCGCCGCGCTTGGAATTCTGCTGATGATCGGCGTCATTCTCTTCGAGGTGACGTCCCGGTACGTTCTCAACACCCCCACAGTCTGGGCCTATGATGTGTCCTACATGCTGAACGGGACCGTCATCATGCTGGCCGGCGCGCTGGCAATGAAGGGAAACCAGCATGTCGTCATCGATATCGTGTCCCAGTTGTTCCGACAGCGGACAAAGACGATCATCGAGGTTACGGTCTTCAGCCTGCTGTTGCTGCCGGCCTTGGGGTTCATCACGACGATCGCGTGGGAGCAGTCCTGGCGCGCGTTCCAGAACGGGATTGTCGAGCATGTCAGCCCTTGGCGGCCCGTGTTGTGGCCGTTCCGGCTGATGATCGCCATCGGACTGTCCGTTCTGTGGCTGCAAATCCTTGCCCGAACGTTGGTCGCCGCCCTGGGCCTGATCCGCACGCGCAAATCTTCGGAAAGCGGGGTCTGATATGGGGGCCGAACTTTCCATCTGGATGTTTCCGGCTGCGTTCCTGCTGATCTTCCTGGGAATTCCCGTTGCATTCTCGCTGCTGATCGTCGCGGTGCTGTTTGCCTTTCCGTTCTTTGGCAGCCTGACGGGCTTGCAGCTTTATCAGTTCGTCGGCAGCGTCTCGTCGAACTACTCTCTCGCAGCGGTGCCGCTGTTCATCTTCATGGGCGCGGTCCTCGAAAGCTCCGGCATTGGCAGGCGGGCGTTCGATGCGCTGTCGATGTGGATGGGTCCGCTGCCTGGCGGCCTGGCGTTTGCGACGATGGCCATGTGCACCCTGTTTGCTGCCGGAACCGGCGTCGTCGGTGCGGTCGAGGTCATGACAGGTCTTCTTGTCATCGCGCCAATGCGGGCCGCAGGATACAGCAAGTCCCTCATATCGGGCACAGTATGCGCGGGAGGGTCGCTGGGCACCATGATCCCGCCTTCCATCGTGATCGTGATTTATGCCTCGGTCGCGCAGGTTCCCATCGGCGTGCTGTTCGGCGCGGTGCTGGTTCCCGGCTTTCTGATGGTTGGCCTGTTCCTGGTCTGGATCGTCATCTACGCCCTGATCTGGCCGCAAGAGGCACCGCGCGTCCGCTTTGGCCAGCACATGCCGCTGGGCAGGAAACTGGTCTTTACGGCCTATGCGCTGTTTCCGCCGATGGTTCTGGTGACCGCGGTGATCGGGTCGATCCTGATGGGCGTAGCCGCAGTCACCGAGGCGGCGGCAATCGGGGCGATCGGGGCGGTTCTTCTCAACATCCTCTACCGCGACTTCGGCTGGAGGGACACCTGGGAGGCCACGGTCAAGACTGCGACCGTCTCGTCCATGATCATCTTTGTCGCGTTGGGTGGCACGATGTTCACCAGCATATTCAAGCTTCAGGGCGGCGCCCACCTGGTCAATGCGGCGGTCTCGTCCCTGGATCTCGAAGCGGCGGGCCTGGTCATCATGCTGTTGCTGGCCTATTTCATCGCCGGGATGGTCCTCGATTGGATTTCCGCCGTGCTGATCTGCACGCCGATCTTCATGCCGTTCCTTCAGTCGGCGGGGGTTGACCCGATGTGGTTCGGCGTCCTCGCCGTCATCATGCTGCAGACCTCCTATCTGACCCCACCGATGGCGCCGGCGGTGTTTTACCTCAAGGGGATCGCCCCGCCCGATTTCTCGACGATGACCATGTATCGCGGCGTGTTCCCCTTCATCATATGCCAGTTCCTTACAGCGGCCGCAGTCTTTGTCTTTCCCGAAATCGCCATGATAGTTCCGGATATGGTGGCACGATGACTCATGTCCGCACCCTTGAACCGTTTCGCGATGCGCAGTGCCGGTCGGCCATCGACTGTGCCCGGATGGGCGGCATGATGGTGCTGGCGGACCCGGCCGGCGTGGCGCTGCCCTGCATGATGGCCCCGGCGCAATTCGTTGATGCCGGGGCCATCAACCGCATGGCAACCCATGCCCGGGGGCTGGTCTGCCTGGCCCTGGACAGCCAGATCGTCGACCGCCTGCACCTGGCCCTGCAGCCGCAGACCAACCGGCGGCGGTTCGCCACGCCCTTCACCGTTTCGATCGAGGCCGCATGTGTGGTG contains:
- a CDS encoding TRAP transporter small permease subunit, with product MIGVILFEVTSRYVLNTPTVWAYDVSYMLNGTVIMLAGALAMKGNQHVVIDIVSQLFRQRTKTIIEVTVFSLLLLPALGFITTIAWEQSWRAFQNGIVEHVSPWRPVLWPFRLMIAIGLSVLWLQILARTLVAALGLIRTRKSSESGV
- a CDS encoding TRAP transporter large permease subunit codes for the protein MGAELSIWMFPAAFLLIFLGIPVAFSLLIVAVLFAFPFFGSLTGLQLYQFVGSVSSNYSLAAVPLFIFMGAVLESSGIGRRAFDALSMWMGPLPGGLAFATMAMCTLFAAGTGVVGAVEVMTGLLVIAPMRAAGYSKSLISGTVCAGGSLGTMIPPSIVIVIYASVAQVPIGVLFGAVLVPGFLMVGLFLVWIVIYALIWPQEAPRVRFGQHMPLGRKLVFTAYALFPPMVLVTAVIGSILMGVAAVTEAAAIGAIGAVLLNILYRDFGWRDTWEATVKTATVSSMIIFVALGGTMFTSIFKLQGGAHLVNAAVSSLDLEAAGLVIMLLLAYFIAGMVLDWISAVLICTPIFMPFLQSAGVDPMWFGVLAVIMLQTSYLTPPMAPAVFYLKGIAPPDFSTMTMYRGVFPFIICQFLTAAAVFVFPEIAMIVPDMVAR